Genomic segment of Halostella limicola:
ACGACCCCCTTCGCCTCGTGTTCGAGGCTGTCGACCATGTCGTCGCGCAGTACGGCGGGTTCCATAGCCGATCTACCGACTCGACGCTAATCAATCGCGCGCTTGGACCCGGTTACCGCCTGCCGATCCGTCCCCGGAACGTCGCGCACGTCGACCGACTCGAACCCGGCGTCGAGCCACTCGCGGTACGCCGCCGCGGAGCGCGGACCGCTCTCGCCGGTCGCGAGCGCCGCGATCGCGTCGGCCGTCGCGCCGGGCGACCGGTCCGCGAGACGGTCCACGACCACGACGGTACCGTCGGGAGCGAGCGCGTCGGAGAGGCGGTCGATAAGATCGCGGGTTCCGTCCGCGGGCCGCCGGCGGTCCGCGGCGGGGACGAACGCGAGGTCCGCTTCGGGGAGCGGCTCGTCGTCGGTGACGAGGTCGACCGGTTCGTGCGCGAGGAACGGTCGGGAGACCTCGACGGCCTCGGAGCGGTCGACCAGCGTCACGTCGAAGCCGCGGGCGACGAACTCCTTGGCGTAGGTCCCGGGCGCGCCGCCGACGTCGAGTACGCGGTCGGCGGCCGGCCGCTCGCGGACCGCGGCGGTCACGCAGGCGCGGACGGTCGACTCGTCGGTCGCCGCGACCGCGCCGAGGCGGTTCCGCGTCCAGTCGTCAGACCGGTCAGGCGGGTCGCCCGTCCGCATCGTCTCCGGGAGCGACGCCAGCGCGTCGAACCGGTCGAGGGCGTGCGGGAGACGACCGATCGAGCGCACGTCGGTCTTGGCGAGCAGGCCGAGCGCACGGTTGGTCGGCTCGTGGGACTCGCCGACGCGTTCGAGAAATCCCTCGGTCGCGAGGGCGTCGATCGTCGCGCGCACGGCTCGCTCGGTGGTGTCGGTCTCGGCGGCGATATCGGCGGGATCGCCCGCGCTGGTCAACAGCGCGTCCAGCACGCCGGTCTCGCGGGCGGCCCACAGCAGCGCGAGCGTCTCGACGGACGCCGCGCCGCGCTCTCGTGTCGGCATGCGACCGCCTTCGGTCGCGACCGACAAAAACGGTCATAGAGTCGGTTGTCGGTCAGTTCCGTATTTCGCCGACGCGGGGACGGCGATAGCGGTACACAGTCCGTCCCTATCAGTCGCCGCCGCGCATCTGGACGAATCGGACCCCGCCGTGGTCCTCGCGTTCGAGGCCGTCCTCGGTCTTGCGGATCAGCTGGAGCGACTGGTGGCGCGTGCCGACGGGGGCGAGCACCCGCCCGCCGGTCCGCACCTGGTCGATCACGGCGTCGGGGACCGAGGCCGTCGCACAGGTGAGATACGCCGCGTCGTATGGCGCGTGCTCGGGCCAGCCCTCGCGACCGTCGCCCCGCCGGATCGATATCTCGCCGTAGCCGAGGTCCGCAAGCGTCTCGCGGGCCCGCTCGGTGAGTCGCTCGCCGTACTCGACGGAGTAGACGTTCTCGGGGCCGACCACCTCGGCGGTGACGGCGGCGTGGTAGCCACAGCCCGTGCCGATCTCCAGCACCCGATCGCCGGGCGAGAGCCGCAGGAGGTCGGTCATGATGGCGACCATGTGCGGCGCGCTGATCGTCTGGTCGTCGCCGATGGGCAGCGGGTGGTCCTCGTACGCGCGGTCGCGGCGGGACTCCGGGACGAACTCGTGGCGCGGGACCGCCCGCATCGCCGCAAGCGTCGCCTCGTCGTCGACGCGCTTCGCGAGCCGGTCGACGAGTTTCCCGCGGCGCTCCTCGTAGTCCTCCCCACCCCCGAACATGGCTACCAGGCCGACCAGGCGCTCGTCGTCTGGTCCCGGCCGTACAGCCGCTTGATGTCCTTCGCGATGGCGGCGTCGCCGTCGTAGTCCAGCTTGTCGAACTGGTACCCCTCGGCGTCGTCGCGGATGACGATGCCCTCGATCTCGAACTCCTCGTCACCGTGCTCCTCGACCTCGCCGACGGTGAACTCGTAGTCGCCGGGGACGAACACCTCGACGCTGCGGGTGTCCTCGCGGTTCCCGGTCCCCTCCTTGGGGTGGATGGTCGCGTTGACGCTCACGTTGTCGACGGCGCGCGTCCAGAACGTGTCGACGTCCTCGACGGTCGCCTCCTCGACGCGGCGCTGCTCGTCGAGTTCGAGGCCGGTGATCCGCACCGTCATGATCGCCTCCTCGGTGTCGAGCACGAACTCCTCACCGACGGCGACGGTCTCCTCGGGCGGCGCCTCGGCGGTCGCGGTGAACGACTCGCCGTCCTGAGAGACAACGACGTCGCGGCTCACTTCCTCGTCCTCCTCGATGCTAGTCTTGTGAACGTGGCTGCACTCGGTGCAACGCACCGTGGCCTGTCCACCGGGCTTGAGCACCTCGTGGACGGTCTCGATGTCCGGCGAACAGGACGGGCAGGTGGCCGCGACCCGTTCGGAAACGTCAGTCATGACCGACACTACTGGCCGTGCGCGTAAAAGCGATCGGAGTTGCGCGCTCGGGTGCGGGAGCCGCGCGTTACGTCGAAAGCGGCGTCTCGGGACGCCGCGCCCGCTCACCGGTCGAGCCGTCGGCAGGCGTCGAATCGGTCGTCGGTTAGATAGACGTCGCCGTCTCGGACCTCGATGGTCACCGCGTCGAGCGAGTCGCCGCGGCAGGGGCCCGCGGTACAGAACCCGTCGCCGCACTCGAACCGAGCGCCGTGTTCGTGGCAGACTACCTGCCCGTCGCTGACGATGGCGCCGTCGCCCGGGTCCAGACGCACCTTCGGCTTGTGTGGGCAGGAGTTGCGCCACGCCAGCACGTCGTCGCCGGAGCGCTGGAGGATGAACTCCGTTCCGCGCCGCCCGTCGAGCGCTTCGCACCGGAGCGTGCTCTCGCGGGGGACGTCCGCTACGGGCGCGACGAAGCGGGACTCGCCGTCCTCGTCCGTCGGGTCGGCGTTCGACGCGCTGTCGTCGGTCCCGCCGGAACTGCTCACGCTGAACCGGAACATCGCGTCGCCGGCGCTCACCTCGCCCTCGTCGTCGTGGATCCGGGCGGTCTCCTCCCCTCCCTCGGCCTCGACCGAAACGCGGTTCCCTTCACGCATGGGGACGACGTTGTTAGGCGGGCCTAAAACGCCTTTCGGAGCGCAGTCCCGCGACCCCCAGCGGGGGGCCCTCGATCACCCCGGACTCGGCTCCTCTACGCCCGACGTCTCGTCGACGGTCTCGTCCGACTCCTCGGTGCCGGCGGTCGACGTGTCGACCGTCGACGTCCGGCCGTGGAGCCAGTTGTCGAGGGCGAGGGGGCCGCTCCCGGTGATGAACAGCATGGACGCGAGGCCGAACAGCGAGATGTGGGCGATGACGGGGTCGTCGGGCAGGCCGAACAGCGTCGTGGTGAACAGGACGAACGCGACCCCGCAGCTCGCGCGGGTGAACAGGCCGAGGATCAGGACTGTCCCGAGCGCCATCTCGGTGAGGCCGGCGCCGACGACCCACATCCCGGGCTCGACCGGGACGACCGCGGTCAGGTCGTACTTCTCGACGACCTGAAGGGCGCGGCCGGGATTCAGCAGCTTCTCGACGAAGCCGAGGTAGACGAAGTTGAACCCGAGCGCAATGCGGACTGCCGTCGCCGCGTAGTCCTCGTAGGGCGAGACGACGGCGTCGAAGCGCCGCGAGACGTTCCGGACCGGGTCGATAGAGGAGTACAGCGTCCGGTCGTCGTCGGCCACCTCCTTGAACATCTGGTCCGCGCTGGGGCGGCCGCTCCCGACGAGGACGATGCCGAGGAGCGCGCCGACGTACTCGCTTGCGAGCAGGAGTTGGGGCTCGAAGGGGAGCCGCGCGAGGTAGGCGAGAAGCCCGAGGGCGGCGACGAACCGCGTCGCGAACCCGAACAGCAGGAGGAAGCCGATGCCGACCTGAAACAGGCGCGTTACCGCTGGCACCGCGGGGCTGAAGAAGTAGCCGGCGAACCCGGCGCCCACGAGCGGGAGGCCGATGCTCAGCCGGAGCATCCACGGGACGAGGTCGACGTACTCGTGGAGCGTGTTCCGGAGCACCGCCAGGTCGTACGCCGCGGGTCTGTAGCGGAGGTAGCCGGCCACCGCCACGGCGACGGCCAGCCCGCCGCCGGCGAACAGCGCGGCGTTGAGCGGGTCGCTCAGTACGTCGATCACGAAACGGATCGCGTCGACGGGATCGCCGGACCCCTCGGTGACGTACCGGACGTGGGCCCGCGCCCGTCCGGCGATCGTCGTCAGGAGCGCCGTCGTCGCCAGGATCCAGACGCCCGCACGTCGGGTGAACATAGGCTGTTGTAGGGGCGACGCCGCCGAAAAACCCGGGTGTTCGTTCGGCGCGTTCGAACCTATCGGACGCGCTGACCTAGCGGACGCCCTCGGGCAGGGCGACTTCCTCGCCGTCGGCGTACACGGTCGGGTCGCGGATGATCCCGTCGAGGTGGACGGGGGCGTCGGTGTCGCCGCCGATGCCCGCGTCGTCGCCGATCGCGACGTGGACCGTGCCGCCGGCCTTCTCGTCGAGGAGGACGGAGCCGACGAGTTCGGTGACGGCGACGTTCGTGCCGATGCCGAGCTCGGCAAGGTTGTAGGCCGCGTCGCCGACCTCCTCGGCGGCGGTCTCGACCTGTTCGCGGACCTCGTCATCGCTGATCGACGTGACGGTCCCGTCCTCCACCTCGAACGAGAGCGTCTCGCCGTCGCCGAGCAGGCCGTGGGGCATCATCGTCCCGTCGACGACGTACGTCCCGTCGGCGCTCTCGGGGCTGACGAACACCTCGCCCGCGGGCAGGTTCGAGAAGTCCCCGGGCTCGCGGACCATGCCGGTGTCCGAGAGCCACTCGCGGTCCCCGGGGTAGAACGTGATGTCGGTGCCCCGTTCCGTCGTCACGCGGACCTCCTCGGCGTCGGCGACCTGCTCCAGCATCGCCTCGCACTCGGCGGCGATGGACTCGTAGTCGGCGTCCAGGCCCGTGGTGAACACCTCCTCCGTGATGCCGGGCAGCGTCGCGCCGCGAGCGCCGGCCTCGCAGGCGTCGCCGCGTGCGCGAGTGTGGCTCAGGCTCTTCGTCGTCGGCGCGAGGAACACGTCGGCCTCCCGCATCGCCGCCGCGACGGGGGCCGGCGGCTCCTCGCCGTGCTGGTCGCCCGGCGGGTACCGAACGATCGTCGCGTCGTCGGTGATCTCGCTCGCCACCTCGTACAGCGCCTCGCCGATCGGCTCGCGCTTGTCGTCGGTGACGACGGCGCAGGACTCGTCGGCCCCGAGGTTCAGACACTGTTCGACCGCAGTCTCGGCGGGTTCCCGAAGGTCGGTCATGGGAGCACGTGCGCGCGGCGGGGGGTTAGTCCTTGTCTTCGATCCGCTCGAACGCGACCTCGCCGGAGTCCGTATCGAGTACGGCGACGTGGAGCGGGTCGGGAGCGGGCGGGATGGCGATACCGCCGGGGTTGATCCGGGCGGTGTCACCCTCCTCGTGGGCGCGCTGGTGGGTGTGGCCGTGGAGGACGTAGTCGTACTCGCCGCGCTCGACCAGCGCCTGTACGATGGGCATGCTGGTGCCGTGGTACACCGCGAACTCGGTGCCGTCGAGCGTCAGCTCGGCCATCTCGCCGTGGTACGTGCCGAACGCCTCGACCGCCGCCTGCAGGTTCCACTCGCCGTCGTTGTTGCCCCGAACGACGTGGAACTCCCACTCGTCGGACTCGAACGGCGTCGCCGAGAACGGCGCGACCACGTCGCCGCAGTGGACGACGGCGTCGACGCCCTCGTTCTCGAAGTGTTCGACCGCCCGCTCCACAAGGTCGACGTTGTCGTGCGTGTCCGAGACGATGCCGATACGCATGTGCGGCGGTACGGCGACACTCGGGATAAGCGTAGGCGGTCGCGGCGAGACCGGAAAACGGTGCGCCGCGGTCGGCGCCGGTCAGTCCCGGCGGAGCGCCTCGACGGCGGCGAGCGGTTCGCCGGTGAGTGCGCGGAGGTACGCGCCGCCGGCGATCGAGAGGTGGTCGAAGTTCTCGCGCCCGAGGTCGTACATCTCGACGGTGCGGGAGGTGTCGCCGCCGCCGACAACCGAGAAGCAGTCGCTCTCGGCGACCGCGCGGAGCACCTCGACGGTGCCGTAGCTGAACCGCTCGTCCTCGAAGACGCCGAGCGCGCCCTTGACCAGGACGGCCTCGCTCTCCTCGACGTGCGGGACGTACTTCTCGACGGTGTCGTGGCCGACGTCCATGTAGGAGACGGACTTCTCGTCGATGTCGTCGACGTCGTGCTCGGCGCGCTCGCCGTTCTCGTCTTCGTAGGCCATGTCCTCGGCGAGCGCGATGCGGTCGCCGTACTCCTCCAACACGCGTTCGATGGTCTCCGCGTTCTTCTCGTAGTTGTCGTCGTAGAGGTCGGGACCGTCGGGCAGGTCGCGGCCGACCGGGTAGCCCGCGGCGCGGAGGAACAGCTCGCCGACGACGCCGCCGAGCAGGAACTGGTCGACCTTCTCGTCGAGATGCTCCATCGCGGCGATGACGTCCTCGGCCTTGGTGCCGCCGAGCGCCATCGTCACCTTGCCGTCGAACTCGCGGCGCTCGACGCTGGTGTTGTACTCGTACTCGTCGACCATCACGCGGCCCGCGTAGGCGTCCATCACCTGCGGGAAGCCGACGATGGAGGCGTGCGCGCGGTGGGCCGCGGAGTAGGCGTCGTTGACGTAGGCGTCGAACTCGGGCGCGAGCGTCCGCACGAAGTCGCTCTCGGCGTGCTCCTCGGGGGAGCGGTCGCCGAGCTCCTCGTCTTCGAGGAAGCGGACGTTCTCGAGCAGGAGCGCCTCGCCGCCCTCGGTGTCGTCGATGGCGGCCAGCGCGTCCTCGCCGTACACGTCGTCGACGAACGCCACGTCGCGGTCGAGGTGGGAGGCGAGCACCTCGGCGTGGGACTCCAGCGAGACGAACGAGTCGCGCCCGGGGCGGCCCTGATGGGCCATCATGACGACCGCGTGGCCGTCGTCGAGCAGCTCCTGCACCGTCTCGGCGTGGCGCTCGAAGCGGCGGTTGTCCTGCGCGCGCCCGTCCTCGATGGGCGCGTTCAGGTCGAGTCGGACCAGCAGCCGCTGTTCGGGGTCGAGGTCGTCGAGAGTGTCGAACATGGGTTAGGCCGAAGGCTCGACCTCTGCGGACTTGTCCGTTTCCGTCTCGGCCACGAGACCGGCCATGTCCAGCATGCGGTTCGCGAAGCCGTACTCGTTGTCGTACCAGGCGAGGATCTTCACGAGGCCGTCCTCGGCCTCGACCTCCATCGTGGAGTTGAGATCGACCAGCGAAGAGAAGGGGACGCCGACGATGTCGCGGGAGACGACCTCGTCCTCCGTGTAGCCGAGGACGCCTTCGAGGTCGCCGTGGGCGGCCTCCTTGATCGCCTCGTTGACCTCCTCGGCGGTGACGTCTTCCGCCAAGTCGACGGTGAAGTCAGTGATGGAGCCGTCCGGGACGGGGACGCGCATCGCCATCCCGTCGAGCTTGCCCTCGAGTTCGGGCAGGACCTCGGTCGTCGCCTGCGCGGCGCCGGTCGAGGTCGGGACGATGTTCTCGGCGGCGGCGCGGCCGCGGCGGGTCTTGGCCATCGGCCCGTCGATGAGGTTCTGCGAGCCGGTGTAGGCGTGGACCGTCGTCAGCATGCCGGACTCGATGCCGAACTCCTCGTCGAGCACCTTGGCGACCGGCGAGATGGAGTTCGTCGTACAGGAGGCGTTCGAGACGACGTCCTCTCCCTCGTACTCGTCGTCGTTGACGCCGTAGACGATGGTCTTGACTTCCTTCTCGCCTTTCGGCGGCGCGGAGATGACGCACTTGTCCGCACCGGCCTCGACGTGCTTGTAGGCGTCGTCGTAGTTGCGGAACAGGCCGGTGCACTCGAAGGCGACGTCGACGTCGAGGTCGTCCCACGGGAGCTCGGCGGGGTTCTTCTCGGAGAAGAGCGGCACCGAGAGGTCGCCGACGGTGAGCTCCTCGCCGTCGAGGTCGACACCGTCGAGCGTGCCGTGGACGGTGTCGTACTCCAGCAGGTACGCCATGTCCTCGCTGTCCATCACGTCGTTGATCCCGACGATCTCGACGCCCGCCGTGTCCATCGCCGCGCGGAAGACGTTGCGGCCGATGCGACCGAAGCCGTTCAGGCCGACGCGGATCGGGTCGGTCTCGTCGGCGACGGCGCTGGCTGCGTTCGAACCTTTACTCATATCTGAATAATGGATCTGTGGGGGTAAAGTATTTATCCAAAAAGCTCCCTATGTTCGGAACTATTTAATTTATCGAAAGATTATGGTATATTCCTCGCCCGCCCGACAGCGTGCTCCCCCCCCCCACGGATCCGGTCGAACAATAATATATTCTACATAGTGAAGGATTACCACATTCCGATACGATAGCCGTCACGTCATGCGAAATTCACTGGCACTACTCGATTACGAGTTAAAATCTATCAAAAAGACACGAAAAGGTTATCCCCGTCAACGTGGGATACCAGTGTATGCTCCAGGTGGGCGTCAACGGGTACGGCACGATTGGCAAGCGCGTCGCGGACGCGGTTCGGGCGCAGCCCGACATGGAGATCCGCGGCGTGGCCAAGACGTCGCCGGACCACGTCGCCGAGAGTGCCAACCGCCACGGCTATCCGCTGTACGTAGCGGGTGCCGACGGGACGGGAGAGTTCAAGAGCGCGGGCCTTGACGTAGCGGGGACCGTCGACGAACTCGTCGCCGAAAGCGACGTCGTCGTCGACGCGACCCCGGGCGGGATCGGCGCCGAGAACAAGCCGCTGTACGAGGACCACGACACCCCGGCGCTGTTTCAGGGGGCGGAGTCGCCGGACGTGGCCGACGTCAGCTTCAACGCGCGCGCCAACTACTCGGAGGCGCTGGGCGAGGAGTACGTCCGGGTCGTCTCCTGTAACACGACCGGCCTGTCCCGGCTGCTCGCGCCGCTGTACGAGACGTACGGCGTCGAGCACGTCAACGCGACGCTGGTCCGCCGCGGCGGCGACCCCGACCAGTCCTGTCGCGGGCCGATCAACGACACTCTGCCGGACCCCGTGTCGCTCCCCTCGCACCACGGTCCCGACGTCCAGACGGTCTTCCCGGACCTCTCGATCCACACAGCCGGCCTGAAGGTGCCGACGACGCTGATGCACGTCCACAGCCTCAGCATCACGCTCGACGCCGAACCGAGCGAGGCGGAGGTCAGGGACCTGTTCGCCGACGAGGACCGCCTCTTCCTCGTCCCGGAGGGGATGGGCATCGACGGCGCGGGCGCGCTCAAGGAGTTCGCCCGCGACGCCGGCCGTCCCCGGGGCGACGTCTGGGAGAACTGCGTCTGGGAGGAGTCGATCACGACCGACGGTACCGAGCTCCACCTGTTCCAGGCGATCCACCAGGAGAGCGACGTCGTCCCGGAGAACGTCGACGCCCTGCGGGCCGTCGCCGAGCTCGCGGACGCCGAGGAGAGCATCGAACGGACGAACGAGACCCTCGGCGTCGGTATCTGATACGACCCCGCGCGCCTGCGTCTGACAGAAGGCTTTTGCCCGCGCGATCCTTACCCACGCCCATGCGACGCGACGACCGCGACGAGCCCTTCGACGACCTGTTCCGGGAGATAGAGCGCATGATGAACGAGATGATGGGGGCGGGATCCGGCAGCGCCGACATGCACTTCGAGAGTTCGGCCGGGTTCGGATCCGACACGCACGTCGACATCCACGAGACCGGCGACGAGGTCCGCGTCGTCGCCGACCTCCCCGGCGTCGAGAAAGACGACATCGACCTCAAGTGCGACGGCAAGGTGCTCACCATCAGCGCCGCCAGCGAGCGCCGGGAGTACGACGAGCGCGTCTCCCTGCCCGCGCGCGTCGACGAACACACCGCCGCGGCGACGTACAACAACGGCGTCCTCGAAGTGACGTTCGACCGCGCCGACGACGGCTCCGCCGACATCGACGTCAACTGACGAGGTCGCGCACGGCCCCCGCCAGGCGGTCGTAGAAGTCCGGCCGGTACTTCGTCGCCGCGTCGATGGTCGGCCGGGCGTTCGTCTCGTTGACTACCGTCCTTTCCTCCGTCACCAGCAGGTCGACGCCGAGAAACCGAACGCCGAGCGTCTCGGCCGTCCGCTCGACGAGCGCTCGCCGTTCCTCGTCCAGTTCGACGCCCTCGGCGACCGCCCCGCGGTGGACGTTGTGCTTCCACTGGCCCGCCGCCAGCGCGTCCTCGGGGAGGCGGCGCTCGACCGCGCCGACGTACTCGCCGTCGATCACCATCGCGCGGTAGTCGGTCGCGCCGGGCAGGTACTCCTGGACGAGAAACGACTTGTCGCCGGTCGCCCGGTAGTCGTGGACCAGGTCGAGGTAATCGACGACGCCGAGGAAGGAGTCGAGGTCGTGGGCCTTCGCCACCCCGACACCGCGCGTCGCCGAGTTCGGCTTGACGACCACCGGCGGGTCGAACCGCTCGAACGTCTCGACGAGCGCCTCCTGGTCGGCCGGGTTCGACACCATCACCGTCTCGGGCACGGGGAGGCCGGCCCGCCCCAGTTCCGCTATCACGCCGCCCTTGTTCCGCGAGGTCGCGACGGCCTCGCGGCCGTTCAGCCACGGCACGCCGAGCAGGGCGTCGACCGCCGCGCCCTCCATCAGCCTGCCGGGGAACACGAACCCCGCGTCGAACTCGTCGGGGTCGAACGGGACATCGCCGGTGAGGGGGATCGCCCGCTCGCGGGCGGGGACGTGCGCGACCTCGATCCCGCGCTCGGCGAGCGGGTCGGCCATCCGCTCGAACGTCTCCTCGCGGTTGGCGACCGCCAGTCTGAGCATGGCCGTACCTGCGGCTGGAGGGACGAAAAAACCGCGTGAAAGTGAGTGCGCCTGCTATCAGGCGACGAGGAGTTCCTCGCCGCGTTCGACGACGACGCGACACGGCGGCGAGATCTTGTTGTACGCGCGGCGGAACGCCTCCTTCGCGACGTCGGCGTCCTCGACCGAGCACCAGACGGTGAAGAGGCGGTCGTTGGCCGGGATCCGCGCGGCCGTACCGACGACCTTCCCGAACGCCTGACGCATCCCGTCGGAGACGCGGTCCGCGCCCGCCCCGGTCGCCTGCTTGTTCTCCCGGATGACGTGGTGGGGGAACTTCCGGAGGATCATCTTGTAGTTCTCCTGGCCGACCTCCTTGAGCATGTGGCGGTTGGCCGACAGGCGCGCGGCTTCGAGCGACCCGTGGCGGAGCTGGACCTCCTCCTCGGTGATCAGACTGATCTGGACGGGGTAGTCGTCGGGCTCCGTATCGACGTTCCCCATCTTGTGCTGTGCGATCTTGGACCCGGGGATACCGGTGATGTACTCTCGGCGCGTGTACGGCGGCTTGTCGATGTTCCGATACATCGAGGCGGGCTTGTCTGACATGGTTATTACAGGGTACTGAGGCTCACCGCGCGAATAAACCCTTCGAAGCAGTACTGCCAGCGCGCTCGCCGACCGCGGCGGGGTCCCGCGGCTCGACGGGCGGCGACCGGTGGAGAAAAACGAACGACGTATCGGCGTCAGCGGGCAACAGGTCCGGCGCTTCAGGCGGCCGCGACGCGGTCGCCGGTCTTCTCGACGACGCCCTGCGAGGTCAGCGTGTCGAGGACGCCGAACAGCGTGATCTTCTGCAGGTCTAGCGCGTCCTGGACGTCGTCGACGGTCGTCTCGCCGGTGACCGAGACGTAGAGGTAGACGAGCTTCGCGCACGGCGAGTTCAGTTCTGTCGGCAGCGTCGGTGCGGCGTCGGATTCGGTCGTGAGGGCCTGTTGCGGGCTCATGTTGTCTCGTCTCT
This window contains:
- a CDS encoding Hsp20/alpha crystallin family protein, whose translation is MRRDDRDEPFDDLFREIERMMNEMMGAGSGSADMHFESSAGFGSDTHVDIHETGDEVRVVADLPGVEKDDIDLKCDGKVLTISAASERREYDERVSLPARVDEHTAAATYNNGVLEVTFDRADDGSADIDVN
- a CDS encoding HVO_0476 family zinc finger protein, which produces MTDVSERVAATCPSCSPDIETVHEVLKPGGQATVRCTECSHVHKTSIEEDEEVSRDVVVSQDGESFTATAEAPPEETVAVGEEFVLDTEEAIMTVRITGLELDEQRRVEEATVEDVDTFWTRAVDNVSVNATIHPKEGTGNREDTRSVEVFVPGDYEFTVGEVEEHGDEEFEIEGIVIRDDAEGYQFDKLDYDGDAAIAKDIKRLYGRDQTTSAWSAW
- a CDS encoding protein-L-isoaspartate(D-aspartate) O-methyltransferase — translated: MFGGGEDYEERRGKLVDRLAKRVDDEATLAAMRAVPRHEFVPESRRDRAYEDHPLPIGDDQTISAPHMVAIMTDLLRLSPGDRVLEIGTGCGYHAAVTAEVVGPENVYSVEYGERLTERARETLADLGYGEISIRRGDGREGWPEHAPYDAAYLTCATASVPDAVIDQVRTGGRVLAPVGTRHQSLQLIRKTEDGLEREDHGGVRFVQMRGGD
- a CDS encoding phosphoglycerate kinase, translating into MFDTLDDLDPEQRLLVRLDLNAPIEDGRAQDNRRFERHAETVQELLDDGHAVVMMAHQGRPGRDSFVSLESHAEVLASHLDRDVAFVDDVYGEDALAAIDDTEGGEALLLENVRFLEDEELGDRSPEEHAESDFVRTLAPEFDAYVNDAYSAAHRAHASIVGFPQVMDAYAGRVMVDEYEYNTSVERREFDGKVTMALGGTKAEDVIAAMEHLDEKVDQFLLGGVVGELFLRAAGYPVGRDLPDGPDLYDDNYEKNAETIERVLEEYGDRIALAEDMAYEDENGERAEHDVDDIDEKSVSYMDVGHDTVEKYVPHVEESEAVLVKGALGVFEDERFSYGTVEVLRAVAESDCFSVVGGGDTSRTVEMYDLGRENFDHLSIAGGAYLRALTGEPLAAVEALRRD
- a CDS encoding DoxX family protein, which gives rise to MFTRRAGVWILATTALLTTIAGRARAHVRYVTEGSGDPVDAIRFVIDVLSDPLNAALFAGGGLAVAVAVAGYLRYRPAAYDLAVLRNTLHEYVDLVPWMLRLSIGLPLVGAGFAGYFFSPAVPAVTRLFQVGIGFLLLFGFATRFVAALGLLAYLARLPFEPQLLLASEYVGALLGIVLVGSGRPSADQMFKEVADDDRTLYSSIDPVRNVSRRFDAVVSPYEDYAATAVRIALGFNFVYLGFVEKLLNPGRALQVVEKYDLTAVVPVEPGMWVVGAGLTEMALGTVLILGLFTRASCGVAFVLFTTTLFGLPDDPVIAHISLFGLASMLFITGSGPLALDNWLHGRTSTVDTSTAGTEESDETVDETSGVEEPSPG
- a CDS encoding class I SAM-dependent methyltransferase — translated: MPTRERGAASVETLALLWAARETGVLDALLTSAGDPADIAAETDTTERAVRATIDALATEGFLERVGESHEPTNRALGLLAKTDVRSIGRLPHALDRFDALASLPETMRTGDPPDRSDDWTRNRLGAVAATDESTVRACVTAAVRERPAADRVLDVGGAPGTYAKEFVARGFDVTLVDRSEAVEVSRPFLAHEPVDLVTDDEPLPEADLAFVPAADRRRPADGTRDLIDRLSDALAPDGTVVVVDRLADRSPGATADAIAALATGESGPRSAAAYREWLDAGFESVDVRDVPGTDRQAVTGSKRAID
- a CDS encoding ATP-grasp domain-containing protein, whose translation is MLRLAVANREETFERMADPLAERGIEVAHVPARERAIPLTGDVPFDPDEFDAGFVFPGRLMEGAAVDALLGVPWLNGREAVATSRNKGGVIAELGRAGLPVPETVMVSNPADQEALVETFERFDPPVVVKPNSATRGVGVAKAHDLDSFLGVVDYLDLVHDYRATGDKSFLVQEYLPGATDYRAMVIDGEYVGAVERRLPEDALAAGQWKHNVHRGAVAEGVELDEERRALVERTAETLGVRFLGVDLLVTEERTVVNETNARPTIDAATKYRPDFYDRLAGAVRDLVS
- a CDS encoding Rieske (2Fe-2S) protein, with product MREGNRVSVEAEGGEETARIHDDEGEVSAGDAMFRFSVSSSGGTDDSASNADPTDEDGESRFVAPVADVPRESTLRCEALDGRRGTEFILQRSGDDVLAWRNSCPHKPKVRLDPGDGAIVSDGQVVCHEHGARFECGDGFCTAGPCRGDSLDAVTIEVRDGDVYLTDDRFDACRRLDR
- a CDS encoding type II glyceraldehyde-3-phosphate dehydrogenase; translation: MLQVGVNGYGTIGKRVADAVRAQPDMEIRGVAKTSPDHVAESANRHGYPLYVAGADGTGEFKSAGLDVAGTVDELVAESDVVVDATPGGIGAENKPLYEDHDTPALFQGAESPDVADVSFNARANYSEALGEEYVRVVSCNTTGLSRLLAPLYETYGVEHVNATLVRRGGDPDQSCRGPINDTLPDPVSLPSHHGPDVQTVFPDLSIHTAGLKVPTTLMHVHSLSITLDAEPSEAEVRDLFADEDRLFLVPEGMGIDGAGALKEFARDAGRPRGDVWENCVWEESITTDGTELHLFQAIHQESDVVPENVDALRAVAELADAEESIERTNETLGVGI
- a CDS encoding aminopeptidase; the encoded protein is MTDLREPAETAVEQCLNLGADESCAVVTDDKREPIGEALYEVASEITDDATIVRYPPGDQHGEEPPAPVAAAMREADVFLAPTTKSLSHTRARGDACEAGARGATLPGITEEVFTTGLDADYESIAAECEAMLEQVADAEEVRVTTERGTDITFYPGDREWLSDTGMVREPGDFSNLPAGEVFVSPESADGTYVVDGTMMPHGLLGDGETLSFEVEDGTVTSISDDEVREQVETAAEEVGDAAYNLAELGIGTNVAVTELVGSVLLDEKAGGTVHVAIGDDAGIGGDTDAPVHLDGIIRDPTVYADGEEVALPEGVR
- the gap gene encoding type I glyceraldehyde-3-phosphate dehydrogenase; protein product: MSKGSNAASAVADETDPIRVGLNGFGRIGRNVFRAAMDTAGVEIVGINDVMDSEDMAYLLEYDTVHGTLDGVDLDGEELTVGDLSVPLFSEKNPAELPWDDLDVDVAFECTGLFRNYDDAYKHVEAGADKCVISAPPKGEKEVKTIVYGVNDDEYEGEDVVSNASCTTNSISPVAKVLDEEFGIESGMLTTVHAYTGSQNLIDGPMAKTRRGRAAAENIVPTSTGAAQATTEVLPELEGKLDGMAMRVPVPDGSITDFTVDLAEDVTAEEVNEAIKEAAHGDLEGVLGYTEDEVVSRDIVGVPFSSLVDLNSTMEVEAEDGLVKILAWYDNEYGFANRMLDMAGLVAETETDKSAEVEPSA
- a CDS encoding metallophosphoesterase, encoding MRIGIVSDTHDNVDLVERAVEHFENEGVDAVVHCGDVVAPFSATPFESDEWEFHVVRGNNDGEWNLQAAVEAFGTYHGEMAELTLDGTEFAVYHGTSMPIVQALVERGEYDYVLHGHTHQRAHEEGDTARINPGGIAIPPAPDPLHVAVLDTDSGEVAFERIEDKD